Part of the Qipengyuania sp. SS22 genome, CTCGACCCCGTCGCTGGCACGCAATTGCCCTTCGGCGGTGAGCACCGCCGCGAGCACCTGCGGGGTATCGACGCCGCGTGCTGCGAGCGAATATTTCGCGGTGGTCAGCCGGTCGCGCATCTGCGCGCGAACCGTGCCCATGATGGCGGAAGCGGTATTACCCGCATAGCGCGTTTCGCCGCCCTCGAGCCGGACCTCGATCGCCGGGTTTGCCAATCGCGTGTCGGCTGCAACCGTGAAGTCCAGCGCATAGTCGTCGAGGGTGAGCGCCTGGTCTTCGCACGCCAGCGAGGCGAGACGCACGGGGCCGGAGAATTGCGGCTCGCCCGAGGTCGAAGTGAGCTTGCCATAGGCGCTCGTCCGCCCTGCTTCACATCCAGGCAGCGCAAGGCTGGGCGCAATCGCGGCCAGCGTGCCGTCCCAGCCATGGCTGACCAGTCCGGTGCCCGCGATCTTGAGTCCGACCGGGCCGTAATCGGTTTCGATCAATCCGCGCCCGTCGTGGATGGTCAGGTTGAGATTAGGCAAGCCGGCAGGGCCTTCGCTCGGTCCGAAGACCAGCGGGTCGAGGCTTCCCAGGCTGAATTGGCTGTCGCGATAGGTTCCGTAGAGGCGCGGTTCGACCAGCGTGACGCCGCCAATTTCGGGCGTGCCAAAGCGGTGCCTCAGCGTGACGATCACGCGTTCGGCGGTGAAATCGGGGGCGTCGGGATCGCCGAGGACGACCTGCGACAGAACCTGCGTCTGGCCGCCGACGCGGTCGATCGTGTAACTGGCGGGGATATTGTTCGCATCGAGCTGGTCGCGGATGATGTCGTCGACAATCTGCTCGCGCGACAGCCATACTACCAGTGCGGCACCCAGCAGCACGGCAAGGAAGGCAAGCGCGAACGCCCAGCGCTTGCGACGCCAGCCTGCCCGCCGCACGGAATCGTCGGCCGTCATGTCATCGTCGCTCGCGGCCCGCTCCATCGATCCCACACTTGCGCGTATTGCCTGCTAAAGGCAATGCAAGTGCGTCAAACGCGGCGCATGGGGGAATGGTTGCCGGGGGATACGAATAAATCGGCGACGCATGCCGGTGCCGGGCACCGCCAGCGTCTGCGCGACCGCCTGCTGTCAGGCGGTGCCGAAGCGCTCGCCGATTACGAACTGCTGGAATTCCTGCTGTTCGCCACCATCCGCCAGGGCGATACCAAGCCGCTGGCCAAGGCGCTGATTGCCCATTTCGGATCGTTCGCGGGCGTTCTTGCCGCCGATCCGCAGGCGCTGCAGCGGGTCAAGGGCATGGGCGAAGCGAGTGCCGCCGCGCTTTATGCCTGCAGTCTGGCAGCCCGGCGGATGGCGCGCGGCGCAGTGCAGGACAAGCCGGTGCTGGCAAGTTGGCAGGCGCTGCTCGATTATCTCGCGATCGACATGGCGCATCTCGCTCACGAGCGCGTCCGCGTGCTTTACCTGAATGCGCAGAACCGGCTGATCCTCGACCACCTGCTCGGCGAAGGGTCGATCGACGAAGCCGCGATCCACCCGCGCGAGGTGATCCGCAAGGCGTTCGATATCGGCGCGACGGCGCTGATCCTGGTGCACAACCATCCCAGCGGAAACCCCGAACCGAGCCGTGCCGATATCGCGATCACCGCGCGTATTGCCGAGGCTGGCCG contains:
- the radC gene encoding RadC family protein, whose protein sequence is MGEWLPGDTNKSATHAGAGHRQRLRDRLLSGGAEALADYELLEFLLFATIRQGDTKPLAKALIAHFGSFAGVLAADPQALQRVKGMGEASAAALYACSLAARRMARGAVQDKPVLASWQALLDYLAIDMAHLAHERVRVLYLNAQNRLILDHLLGEGSIDEAAIHPREVIRKAFDIGATALILVHNHPSGNPEPSRADIAITARIAEAGRLLGVTVHDHVIIGREGNVSLRAKGLI